TGGTCGCGGGCACGGTGTCGGTGTTGTCGACGGCGCCGCAGCCGAGGAACTCGAGCCCGGCGGGCAGGTAGTCCTCCACGATGATCGAATCCGTCGGATCGACCAGGTTGTTGTCGACCGTCAGGCTGTAGGTCGTCCACTCCGTGTGGACACCACGGAGGAGCTCGGACTCGGCATTCGGCTCGAACTTCTCGATGTCGATCGCCTCGATCCGGGTGACCACCGTGGCGGTGTCGAACGCCGAGGTGTCGCCGTTGTCGACATGGGCACCCGTGGCATCGAAGTCGGGGATCTGGCGAACGTCGCCGGACATGTAGGCGCCACCGGAGTTCGTGACCGACGATCCCACTGCGAACGACGCCTCGGTCAGATCGACCGTGACCGTGATGGACCGCGACACTCCGGATTGGAGGTCGGCCACGTTCTCGAACAGCAAGGTGGTCTGACCGGCGGCGGGGGAATCGGCGAACACCGTGGGATTGCCCGCGCTCGATGACACGAACGTCGCGCCGGGCGGGAGCACCTCGCGGAACGTGAGGTTGTAGCCATCGGCCCCGGTTCCGTTGTTGGTCGCGGTCAGCGTGTAGGTGACGTCCTCGCCGTAGAGGATCGTGGCCGGCCCGGACTTGGTGAAGTCGAGCGACGCGTCGTTGGCAGCCGCTGCGGGTTCGGGCGAAGCGACGAGCTCCACGACGGTGAGGCTGGTGGCGAGCAGGGCTGCGAGGCTCAGCATCGCGACCGGGCGGCGGGGGAAGCGGCGAATCACAGGAGGACGGTAGCACAGTGCCCCGCCACACACCCGGGAACCTCGCTGGGCACTGCGTGACCTCGAACGAACAGCGTTCAGAACGCCCCCCCGGCGGCCAGCTCGGGGGTAACCGCTGTAGCGGGTGTCTGACACCGGTGTGGCGGGTCAGGGGAGCGACGAGAGAACCGGGGCGAAGGCGGCGATCTTCTCGGGCGTCGGGCAGCGGACCACAAAGGTGGTGATGCCCCAGCGGTCGTGGCCGGCGCGGAAGTGCGCAGCGATCTCCTCGACCGAGCCGATCGCCATGTAGGGAGTGACGGCCGCGATCTCCTCGGTGATGCCACCTTCCTCGTCGATCGTCTCGGCCAGCGCGGCCTCGCGATCGTCGGTGACCTCACACACCTGCACGAGCGCACTGAAGTCGATGGCCCGGTCGTGAACCGCGGCACCCTCGCGCACCTGGGCAACCTGCTGGTCGAGCCGATCCAACGCCCAGCTCACCGTGTGACGGTGTCCGTCCGGCAACGTCCTCCCGAGCCCGATCAGCCCGACGCCGTCGGCATGGGCTCCGATGTGGCGCAGCATCGCCGCGCCCTGACTTCCCACCAGGATCGGCATCCGCTCCTGCAGGGCACGGGTCACCGCGGCGCCTTCGACCCGATAGTGCTCGCCCGCGAAGTCGACCGTCTCACCGTCGAGCAGGGGCCGGATGATCTCGACCGCCTCGCGCAGGCGAGCCTTGCGCGCCGCCGGCGGATCGAAGGGGATGCCGACCTCGGCGTACTCGTGCCCCGAGTGTCCGGCTCCGAGACCGAGCTCGAACCGGCCACCCGAAATCCGATCGAGTGTTGCCGCCTCCCACGCCAGCTGCACGGGATGGCGCATGTCGTTGTTGAGCACATAGGTGCCGATGCGGATCCGCTCGGTCGCGGTCGCCATGGCCGTCAGGTTGAGCATCGGCGCGTGGCGATCCGGACCGATGTGGTCGGCCACCATGACGATGTCGAACCCGGCCGCCTCCGCCGCGCGCGCCCACCTCACCGGGTCGAGCACCTGGGCACCGACCAGTTGGAGGCCGACGCGGATCGGTCTCGCCGACCTGTAGCGGGTGTCTGACACCGCTGTGACGGGTTACTCGGGCCAGTCGATGTTGTAGTCGTCGAACCAGAACCGGGCTTCGCGGATGGCGTTCTCGGGGGTACGCAGCGAGATGTCCTGGTTGAGCTGCTCGGGGGTCGGGCCGATGTCGGCGGCGATCTTGGTGAGGCCGTCGACGTCGAGGTCGTAGCAGCGCACCGCGTTGAGGCCCAGCAGCAGTCGCGTCTCCTCGACCGGGATCTGCTGGAAGTCGGTCTCGAGCCGCTCGACCGTGTTGGGCCACGAACCCTCGGGATGCGGATAGTCGGTGCCCCACATGAGGGCGTCGACCCCGTTGACATAGCGGCGTCGGAGCTCGACCTTGCTCATGGTCGACGCCCCGATGAACACGTTGGTGCCGATGTATTCCGACGGCAGCTTCTGGATCAGGTTCTTGGTGCGCGAGGCCATCTTCTTGACCTTCCAGTTCTTGCCGCCGAACACGGAGTCGGTCTTGAACAGCAGATCACCCAGCCACCACGACCCGCACTCGACCGGCACGTACTTGAGGTTCGGGAACTTGTCGAACTTGCCCGAGAGCAGGAGCTGCCACAGCGGACGGTGGGTCCAGAACGCGACCTCGAGCATGTACTGGGCCATGTTCTCGTTGTAGGCCTCGGTGTCGGCCTCGCCCGAGTGGGTGTGGACGACGAGGCCGGCCTCGGCGCAGGCGGCCCAGACGGGGTCGTAGCTCTCGTGGCCGTACGACGGCTTGTCGTGCCACATGGTCGGGATCATGATCCCCTTGATGCCGGGCTTGCCGGCGAGGGCTTCGATCTCCTTGACCGCCTCGTCGACGCCATGGGTGATCGGCACGAGGGCGACGCCGGCCCGGCGGGGCGGGTTGGTCGCGCAGAACTCCTCGAGCCAGCGGTTGTGGGCCCGGGCCCCGGCCCAGGCCAGCTTCGGGTCGGTGATGGCACCGGCGGAGAGCCCGGCACCGAACGGTGGCGACTCCATCCCGGTGACGGCATCGCCGTCGGC
This is a stretch of genomic DNA from Acidimicrobiales bacterium. It encodes these proteins:
- a CDS encoding TIGR03621 family F420-dependent LLM class oxidoreductase; this encodes MSDTRYRSARPIRVGLQLVGAQVLDPVRWARAAEAAGFDIVMVADHIGPDRHAPMLNLTAMATATERIRIGTYVLNNDMRHPVQLAWEAATLDRISGGRFELGLGAGHSGHEYAEVGIPFDPPAARKARLREAVEIIRPLLDGETVDFAGEHYRVEGAAVTRALQERMPILVGSQGAAMLRHIGAHADGVGLIGLGRTLPDGHRHTVSWALDRLDQQVAQVREGAAVHDRAIDFSALVQVCEVTDDREAALAETIDEEGGITEEIAAVTPYMAIGSVEEIAAHFRAGHDRWGITTFVVRCPTPEKIAAFAPVLSSLP
- a CDS encoding amidohydrolase family protein, which codes for MPNPLDGIDQSNNPYIIVSSDTHAGLFVEDYREYLDSSVHAEFDEWLATRHEHRAMVEEMNGEYVEQWERENEIGLKGAYDPAIRDKTLDADGVAGEIIFADGDAVTGMESPPFGAGLSAGAITDPKLAWAGARAHNRWLEEFCATNPPRRAGVALVPITHGVDEAVKEIEALAGKPGIKGIMIPTMWHDKPSYGHESYDPVWAACAEAGLVVHTHSGEADTEAYNENMAQYMLEVAFWTHRPLWQLLLSGKFDKFPNLKYVPVECGSWWLGDLLFKTDSVFGGKNWKVKKMASRTKNLIQKLPSEYIGTNVFIGASTMSKVELRRRYVNGVDALMWGTDYPHPEGSWPNTVERLETDFQQIPVEETRLLLGLNAVRCYDLDVDGLTKIAADIGPTPEQLNQDISLRTPENAIREARFWFDDYNIDWPE